In Mastigocladopsis repens PCC 10914, a single window of DNA contains:
- a CDS encoding M16 family metallopeptidase — MFPASVFKLNNGLTLIHQEIPTTPVVVADVWVRAGAKLEPEPWFGMAHFLEHMIFKGTATLPAGLFDQKIENWGGVTNAATSHDYAHYSLTTAALHLEDTLPYLGELLLNAAIPDDEFIRERDVVLEEIRQAHDNPDWIGFHALIASVYQHYPYGRSVLGSEQELMQQSPEIMRCFHRTHYQPENMTVVIVGGIAEESALKLVSRTFVDFAERCCDCPQTKEVAKPVIAGIRRQELDLPRLEQARLLMAWIGPGVEQLNSCYGLDLLSVLLAEGRTSRLVRDLREEQQLVQGICSHFSLQGDSSLFTITAWLDPANVERVESLICLHLNNLIFNGISKQELIRCQRLLCNDFAFSTETPNQLAGLYGYYNTIAQAELAVTYPSQIQSYSAKQLQELVQEYLSPNHYAVTVVKPC; from the coding sequence GTGTTTCCAGCCTCGGTTTTCAAACTAAACAACGGTTTAACCTTGATTCATCAAGAAATTCCCACAACCCCTGTAGTTGTGGCAGATGTTTGGGTGCGTGCAGGTGCGAAGTTGGAGCCAGAACCCTGGTTCGGTATGGCTCACTTTTTGGAACATATGATTTTTAAAGGGACTGCAACGCTACCAGCAGGGTTATTTGATCAAAAGATTGAAAATTGGGGTGGGGTCACTAATGCGGCGACAAGTCACGATTATGCCCATTACTCTCTCACCACAGCTGCCCTCCATCTGGAAGATACACTGCCCTATTTGGGAGAGTTGCTGCTAAATGCGGCAATACCAGACGATGAATTTATCCGCGAACGGGATGTTGTGCTAGAGGAAATTCGTCAAGCACATGATAATCCAGATTGGATAGGATTTCACGCTCTTATCGCCAGTGTCTACCAGCATTACCCTTATGGACGTTCTGTGTTGGGTAGTGAGCAAGAATTGATGCAGCAATCTCCAGAAATTATGCGCTGTTTTCACCGCACTCACTACCAACCAGAAAACATGACAGTGGTGATTGTAGGCGGAATAGCTGAAGAATCTGCTTTGAAATTGGTGAGCAGGACATTTGTTGATTTTGCAGAACGCTGCTGTGACTGTCCGCAAACAAAAGAGGTAGCAAAGCCAGTCATCGCCGGAATTCGCCGTCAAGAACTTGATTTGCCCCGTTTAGAACAGGCGCGGTTGTTAATGGCGTGGATTGGCCCTGGAGTGGAACAACTCAACAGTTGCTATGGATTGGATTTGCTTTCTGTGTTACTGGCGGAAGGGCGGACTTCTCGTTTAGTGCGCGATTTGCGGGAAGAACAGCAATTGGTGCAGGGCATTTGTAGTCATTTTTCCTTACAAGGAGACTCAAGTTTATTTACAATAACAGCTTGGTTAGACCCAGCAAATGTGGAACGGGTTGAATCCTTAATTTGCCTGCACTTGAATAACTTGATATTTAATGGAATTAGCAAGCAGGAACTTATCCGCTGTCAACGGCTGCTTTGTAACGACTTTGCATTTTCTACCGAGACACCAAATCAACTTGCAGGGCTTTATGGATACTACAACACTATCGCCCAAGCGGAATTAGCAGTGACCTATCCCTCGCAAATTCAATCCTATAGTGCCAAACAACTGCAAGAATTAGTACAAGAGTATCTTTCACCCAATCATTACGCGGTAACAGTAGTTAAACCCTGTTAG
- a CDS encoding M16 family metallopeptidase produces MTTSVQKSHLHRIVLNNGIVVLVAENQTADIIAARIFVRAGSSYESQEQAGLTHLLSAVLTKGCDGLSSLEIAEQVESVGASVSADTTADYFLLSLKTVTLDFSEIFTLAGRILRSPTFPEAEVELERRIALQDIRSQQEQPFTIAFDQLRDIMYQNHPYARSALGNEATMSRLTRADLVRFHQTHFRPDNIVISIAGRITPENAIALVEEVFGDWQSPPTEPLLRLDLPELTVEPQIKIKPQQTQQSIVMLGYLGPSVLSDDYAALKLLSTYLGNGLSSRLFVELREKLGLAYEVSAFYPTRLLRASFVVYMGTAPENTQIALSSLRKEVDLLSIMQLEEEALQAAKNKILGQYALGKQTNAQIAQVYGWYEILGLGIDFDRDFQETIASVSAADAMASACRYLREPYVSLVGQEEAVNSATAYFNP; encoded by the coding sequence ATGACAACATCTGTGCAAAAATCGCATCTTCATCGCATTGTACTTAATAATGGCATTGTGGTGCTGGTGGCAGAAAATCAGACCGCCGATATTATTGCAGCGCGGATTTTTGTCCGCGCTGGTAGTTCTTATGAAAGCCAGGAGCAAGCTGGGTTAACACATTTACTATCAGCAGTACTCACCAAAGGCTGTGACGGACTTTCGAGTTTGGAAATTGCCGAACAAGTGGAGTCTGTGGGAGCGAGTGTAAGTGCAGATACCACTGCTGATTATTTTTTGCTTTCATTAAAGACAGTCACGTTAGATTTTTCAGAAATTTTTACTTTGGCAGGGCGGATTTTGCGATCGCCAACATTTCCAGAAGCAGAGGTGGAACTAGAACGTCGTATTGCCCTCCAAGATATTCGCTCGCAGCAAGAGCAGCCGTTTACCATTGCCTTTGACCAACTCAGGGATATAATGTACCAAAACCATCCTTATGCAAGGTCGGCATTGGGAAATGAAGCCACTATGAGCCGCTTAACTCGTGCAGATTTAGTGCGGTTTCATCAGACTCATTTCCGTCCAGATAATATTGTTATTAGTATTGCTGGACGAATCACACCAGAAAATGCGATCGCTCTTGTGGAAGAAGTTTTTGGTGATTGGCAATCACCCCCTACTGAGCCGTTGCTCAGACTAGATTTACCAGAACTCACTGTTGAACCTCAAATCAAGATTAAGCCCCAACAAACGCAGCAATCCATCGTCATGCTGGGTTATTTGGGACCATCTGTGCTCTCTGATGACTACGCTGCCTTGAAGTTGCTGTCTACCTACTTGGGAAATGGTCTTTCCAGTCGCTTATTTGTGGAATTGCGCGAAAAGCTCGGTTTAGCTTACGAGGTATCCGCATTTTACCCAACACGACTTTTAAGAGCATCATTTGTTGTTTATATGGGGACAGCACCGGAAAATACCCAGATAGCTCTTTCTAGTCTGCGAAAAGAAGTTGATTTACTATCCATCATGCAACTTGAGGAAGAGGCACTGCAAGCAGCTAAAAACAAAATACTAGGGCAGTATGCCTTGGGCAAACAAACTAACGCGCAAATCGCCCAGGTGTATGGCTGGTATGAAATTTTAGGACTAGGAATTGATTTTGATAGGGACTTTCAGGAGACTATAGCATCTGTAAGTGCTGCGGATGCAATGGCATCTGCTTGCCGATATTTACGGGAACCTTACGTGTCTCTGGTTGGTCAAGAGGAAGCAGTTAATAGTGCGACTGCGTATTTCAATCCCTAA
- a CDS encoding peptidoglycan-binding domain-containing protein: MKTSILSYLRFLNPSVSGCGIKREQRYKSLSRMEILLYCCVSLLLGFSATVSVAAPPQQIAQANSPEVINRPTLQVGSKGERVTELQAALKLLGFYTGTVDGVYNESTALAVSGFQQAAGLKADGVVNATTWQQLFPNEPMVASSGSSPSTSRFPVPSETSNTNQVVVPTSNSRATTSSPRVVNSRPEPRPTTTNTTVATSKPQARARTSTTTTNNRGVNSKPEPRPATRNATASSQRTYVRQSTSTRSGSTRSEQTTRIQQSDRSGQTTRRPRSTTRSEQISAIQYTSEGLPILRVGMRGSEVVKLQQRLRRLGFLNKGDIDGDFGATTETAVIALQKRYGLNADGVVGAATWDILMRRRGG; the protein is encoded by the coding sequence ATGAAAACAAGTATTTTAAGTTACTTACGGTTTCTCAACCCGTCCGTAAGTGGCTGTGGAATAAAAAGAGAGCAGAGGTATAAATCCTTATCAAGGATGGAAATACTGCTGTACTGTTGTGTGTCTCTGCTCCTTGGCTTCTCTGCTACAGTATCGGTTGCAGCTCCACCACAACAAATTGCACAGGCAAATTCGCCTGAAGTCATCAATCGTCCTACTTTGCAAGTTGGTAGCAAAGGAGAGCGTGTCACGGAACTTCAAGCTGCTTTAAAACTTTTGGGCTTCTACACAGGCACAGTAGATGGGGTTTATAACGAAAGTACTGCCCTAGCTGTTTCAGGCTTTCAGCAAGCAGCGGGCTTAAAAGCAGATGGCGTTGTTAACGCAACGACTTGGCAACAACTCTTTCCTAACGAACCAATGGTAGCGTCTTCTGGCTCGTCACCTAGTACAAGTCGGTTTCCTGTTCCATCTGAGACTTCTAACACCAATCAGGTTGTTGTTCCTACTTCTAATTCAAGAGCTACAACTAGCAGTCCTAGAGTTGTCAATTCTAGACCTGAACCCAGACCTACAACTACCAACACCACAGTTGCTACTTCCAAACCTCAAGCCAGAGCTAGAACATCAACGACAACTACCAACAACAGAGGAGTTAATTCCAAACCTGAACCCAGACCTGCAACACGGAATGCAACTGCTAGTTCACAAAGGACCTACGTACGACAGTCAACATCTACTCGTTCTGGTTCGACACGTTCTGAGCAAACAACTCGGATTCAGCAAAGCGATCGCTCTGGGCAAACCACCCGTCGTCCCAGGTCAACTACTCGTTCTGAGCAAATCTCTGCAATTCAATACACCTCAGAAGGATTACCGATTTTACGTGTAGGGATGCGTGGTTCTGAGGTTGTGAAGTTACAACAACGACTGCGAAGACTCGGTTTCTTAAATAAGGGCGATATTGATGGCGATTTTGGCGCCACAACTGAGACGGCGGTTATCGCTTTACAGAAGCGCTATGGTTTGAATGCTGACGGTGTCGTTGGTGCTGCAACTTGGGATATTCTGATGCGACGACGGGGAGGCTAA